The following coding sequences are from one Candidatus Auribacterota bacterium window:
- a CDS encoding secondary thiamine-phosphate synthase enzyme YjbQ yields MKIINERISLDTQGDGDLVDITGQVAEKLGATKLKRGSVTVFVVGSTAAITTFEYEPGLIKDVQEFYAKLIPRNKHYAHNDTWGDANGFSHLRAALQGPSLTIPFEDGRLLLGTWQQVVLAEFDNRPRQRQVIVQILGE; encoded by the coding sequence ATGAAAATCATCAATGAGAGAATCAGTCTGGACACGCAGGGGGATGGGGACCTCGTGGATATCACAGGCCAGGTGGCGGAAAAGCTGGGGGCAACAAAGCTCAAGAGGGGGAGCGTGACGGTTTTCGTCGTTGGTTCAACCGCGGCGATCACGACATTTGAATACGAACCGGGGTTGATAAAGGACGTCCAGGAATTCTATGCAAAGCTGATTCCCAGGAACAAGCACTATGCCCACAACGATACCTGGGGGGACGCGAATGGATTCAGCCACCTGAGGGCCGCACTCCAGGGGCCCTCCCTTACGATACCTTTTGAGGATGGCCGCCTCCTGCTGGGCACGTGGCAACAGGTCGTGCTCGCCGAGTTCGACAACCGTCCCCGGCAGCGGCAGGTCATCGTTCAGATTTTGGGGGAGTGA
- a CDS encoding NAD-dependent deacylase encodes MRVRVPEEVAAALKKAKYVVVLTGAGVSAESGIPTFRDAMEGLWAQYDPMELATPQAFARNPEMVSKWYDERRQNCALVKPNPGHHALARMERCLIERGGEFALLTQNVDRLHQAAGSKNVIELHGSIWEWRCERCGVSREERGGPFGQYPPRCACGGIRRPGVVWFGEQLPPKAVRDSERALGRCDLFFSVGTSAVVQPAASFVYLAKRRGAKTAEINREPTQISEIVDWSIMGKSGEILPGLVDRAFQK; translated from the coding sequence ATGAGGGTGCGGGTGCCGGAAGAAGTGGCGGCAGCACTAAAAAAGGCAAAATATGTTGTTGTGCTCACCGGTGCAGGGGTGTCGGCGGAGAGCGGGATACCGACGTTCCGCGACGCGATGGAGGGACTGTGGGCGCAGTATGATCCGATGGAGCTCGCCACGCCGCAGGCCTTCGCGCGCAATCCGGAGATGGTGAGCAAGTGGTATGACGAGCGCCGGCAGAACTGCGCGCTGGTCAAACCGAATCCCGGTCATCATGCCCTCGCCCGGATGGAGCGGTGCCTCATCGAGAGGGGAGGGGAATTCGCGCTCCTCACCCAGAATGTGGACCGGCTCCACCAGGCTGCGGGCAGCAAGAACGTCATCGAGCTCCACGGCTCGATCTGGGAATGGCGGTGCGAGCGCTGCGGGGTAAGCCGTGAGGAGCGCGGCGGCCCATTCGGGCAGTATCCGCCGCGATGCGCGTGCGGCGGCATCCGGAGGCCGGGCGTGGTCTGGTTCGGAGAGCAGTTGCCGCCGAAAGCGGTGCGCGATTCTGAACGGGCGCTCGGCAGATGCGACCTCTTCTTTTCCGTGGGCACGAGCGCGGTCGTCCAGCCTGCGGCGAGCTTTGTGTATCTGGCGAAGCGCCGCGGGGCGAAGACGGCGGAGATCAACCGCGAGCCGACGCAGATTTCAGAAATAGTGGACTGGTCGATAATGGGAAAATCGGGAGAGATTTTGCCGGGACTCGTTGATAGGGCTTTTCAAAAATAG
- a CDS encoding ribbon-helix-helix domain-containing protein produces the protein MSTAKIAITIQEKLLHKLDRLVKLRIFPSRSRAVQEAVEEKLTRIDRSRLARECAKLDPAFEKAMAEEGFPTEIEEWPKY, from the coding sequence ATGAGCACTGCAAAGATCGCTATCACAATCCAGGAAAAGTTATTGCATAAGCTGGACCGCCTTGTAAAACTGCGCATTTTCCCAAGCCGCAGCAGGGCTGTTCAAGAAGCCGTTGAGGAGAAACTTACACGGATAGACCGGAGTCGCCTCGCGAGGGAATGTGCGAAGCTTGACCCCGCGTTCGAGAAAGCGATGGCGGAGGAAGGGTTCCCCACGGAGATTGAAGAATGGCCAAAATATTGA
- a CDS encoding type II toxin-antitoxin system PemK/MazF family toxin: MAKILRGDIIWADLNPVRGREQAGQRPVLILSHDVFNERSGTVIAVALTSKPQQAAFPLTIELTSCKLPKRSWVKISQIRTLSVQRLDKAIGKVSPEELSLITEGLNEIIGG; this comes from the coding sequence ATGGCCAAAATATTGAGGGGTGATATTATCTGGGCGGATCTGAACCCTGTAAGAGGACGCGAACAAGCAGGCCAGAGACCGGTGCTGATCCTCAGCCACGACGTTTTTAACGAGCGATCAGGCACGGTGATCGCCGTTGCACTCACAAGCAAGCCGCAACAAGCTGCGTTCCCCTTAACTATTGAACTTACCAGTTGTAAATTACCCAAACGCTCGTGGGTCAAAATCAGCCAGATCCGCACCCTCTCTGTTCAACGCCTCGACAAAGCGATCGGGAAAGTATCGCCCGAGGAACTCAGCCTTATAACAGAAGGATTGAACGAGATTATCGGAGGCTAG
- a CDS encoding NUDIX domain-containing protein: MIKFCPDCGTALELKEFEQKRQHFCPYCKHIYYPQLKVAAGGFIEQDGKLLLLQRTGAPFQHCWNIPAGYAEVDESPFQAAVREVYEETGLRVEVYNLIDVYFFSDDPRGNGILIVFKCKLIGGELHQTLEGANPTFFAACDIPKNLAGGGHDQAIRAWVKCQRT; this comes from the coding sequence GTGATTAAATTCTGTCCCGATTGCGGCACAGCTCTTGAGTTGAAGGAGTTTGAGCAAAAACGGCAACATTTTTGTCCCTATTGCAAACATATTTACTATCCACAGTTGAAAGTCGCAGCCGGCGGTTTCATTGAACAAGATGGAAAGCTATTGCTACTACAAAGAACTGGCGCTCCCTTCCAGCACTGTTGGAACATACCTGCGGGTTATGCAGAAGTAGACGAAAGCCCTTTTCAAGCCGCCGTCAGGGAAGTTTACGAGGAAACAGGGTTGCGTGTCGAAGTGTATAACCTGATAGACGTCTACTTCTTTTCTGATGATCCCAGAGGTAATGGCATTTTAATCGTCTTTAAGTGCAAACTCATTGGAGGCGAATTACACCAAACCCTTGAAGGGGCCAATCCAACTTTTTTTGCCGCGTGTGATATTCCAAAGAATTTGGCTGGTGGTGGTCATGATCAGGCGATACGCGCTTGGGTAAAGTGCCAGCGCACCTAA
- a CDS encoding glycosyltransferase, giving the protein MKENVSVIIPTYNRGPFLKKAIESVLSQSYQEFELVVVDSHSGDDTPAILKGFGDRVTVLQAAHGNPAAARNLGIRRTHAPLIAFLDSDDWWQRDKLSLQLRAMDENPPYLISHTQEIWYSGGEILRQRRKHRKYHGWIFDKCLLLCAVSPSTVIARRELFEAVGIFDESFVCCEDYELWLRVSARYPFLLVDMPLTFKDGGRGDQMSRIHRVGMDKLRIRALLKILSEPSLLSEAQRALAVRELEKKCRIYGEGCIKHGKIEEGNHYLELLKLLPVIQISPHQPDFTR; this is encoded by the coding sequence ATGAAAGAAAATGTCAGCGTGATTATCCCGACGTACAACCGGGGGCCTTTCCTCAAAAAGGCGATTGAGTCCGTGCTGTCGCAGAGCTATCAGGAATTTGAACTCGTCGTCGTGGACAGCCACTCAGGTGACGACACACCGGCCATCCTCAAGGGCTTCGGGGACAGGGTCACCGTGCTTCAGGCGGCGCACGGAAACCCCGCCGCGGCGCGCAACCTCGGGATCAGGCGCACTCACGCTCCGCTCATTGCCTTCCTCGACTCAGACGACTGGTGGCAACGGGACAAGCTCTCGCTCCAGCTCAGGGCGATGGATGAAAATCCCCCGTACCTCATCTCACACACGCAGGAAATATGGTACAGCGGGGGGGAGATTCTGCGGCAGAGACGAAAGCACCGGAAATACCACGGCTGGATATTCGATAAATGCCTCCTGCTGTGCGCGGTCAGCCCCTCCACGGTCATCGCGCGGCGCGAGCTCTTCGAAGCGGTCGGTATCTTTGATGAAAGTTTCGTCTGCTGCGAGGACTACGAACTCTGGCTCCGCGTGAGCGCGAGGTATCCCTTTCTCCTCGTGGATATGCCGCTCACCTTTAAGGACGGCGGGCGCGGGGATCAGATGTCCCGCATCCACCGGGTGGGGATGGACAAATTGAGGATACGGGCCCTCTTGAAAATACTGAGTGAACCCTCACTTCTGAGCGAAGCGCAGAGAGCGCTGGCAGTGCGCGAACTCGAAAAGAAATGCCGCATTTATGGAGAGGGCTGCATTAAACATGGGAAAATCGAGGAGGGCAACCACTATCTCGAGTTGCTGAAATTACTTCCGGTTATCCAGATTTCTCCCCATCAGCCAGACTTCACCCGGTGA
- a CDS encoding GNAT family N-acetyltransferase — protein MIRSYRETNWEVIRDICVETALYGQSIEPLCNDREFVAEAVLGYYTRFERGSLFVAEADGRVVGYLTGCADTKRFERIFARAIVPRLLFRFVRHGYWHRIGVWRIIVAVTVLGLRRYRVVRRIMAEYPAHCHIDIAPDAQRTGLGSKLLEAFFDRLNSDGVKGIHVSTPTGPGKRFFTKMGFVLLSRYPAPALAGVSPGEVWLMGRNLDNRK, from the coding sequence ATGATCCGATCCTACCGGGAGACAAATTGGGAGGTGATCCGCGACATCTGCGTTGAGACCGCCCTCTATGGCCAGTCCATAGAGCCGCTCTGCAATGACCGGGAGTTTGTTGCCGAAGCAGTCCTGGGCTACTATACAAGGTTCGAGAGAGGATCGCTTTTTGTTGCAGAGGCCGACGGTCGGGTTGTGGGCTACCTCACCGGGTGCGCTGATACGAAACGGTTCGAGCGCATCTTCGCGCGCGCGATTGTTCCGCGTCTCCTCTTTCGATTTGTGAGGCATGGCTACTGGCACCGCATCGGAGTCTGGCGAATCATTGTCGCGGTCACGGTGCTCGGCCTCCGCCGTTATCGGGTCGTGCGAAGAATCATGGCGGAATACCCCGCACACTGTCATATAGACATCGCGCCGGATGCGCAGCGTACAGGACTCGGATCAAAACTACTGGAAGCATTTTTCGATCGGCTGAATTCGGACGGGGTAAAGGGTATTCATGTGTCAACACCCACAGGGCCGGGAAAGAGATTTTTTACCAAAATGGGATTTGTGCTCCTCTCGCGGTACCCTGCCCCCGCGCTGGCGGGTGTTTCACCGGGTGAAGTCTGGCTGATGGGGAGAAATCTGGATAACCGGAAGTAA
- a CDS encoding PIG-L family deacetylase: MNWHLHGAWWFLLLFALGIVGFVVVLLIPRRAAPVRPALPAFTAVAVPSRILILAPHEDDETLGCGGLIQQAVAVGAAVRVVYLTSGDHNQLAFMVYRMRPWLSPRVNRNMGEIRIHEAIEAMAFLGVPVQQLVFLGYPDHDTLDIWNRHWGTSPPLHSMLTDTTHVPYREAPGYGKPYKGESIVADIERELLDFRPTHIFVTHPIDANPDHRAHFLFLRVALLNLAGRIPEPQIFTYPIHMGPWPRPYFYRPHEWLSFPERLADERARSWILELTPDQVRRKYEAIRLYKSQMSDSGYWLTAFARRNELFTLVEPVSLMKAAAWSPHREAVASAETSDYERGEPSGYVAGVAYRNTGEGLEVKVGLRHPLEYRMGISIGAFGYRHDTPFEQMPKVCVESFMGVLVAHDQDVKIPSDEINAELSNDVGVVTIPWRVLGDPEAIFVQACGLTSGVVPRSYTAWQIFTLTRE, from the coding sequence ATGAACTGGCATCTGCATGGCGCGTGGTGGTTTCTCCTGCTGTTCGCATTGGGAATCGTAGGGTTCGTGGTGGTGCTGCTCATTCCCCGCCGCGCCGCGCCCGTGCGTCCGGCGCTTCCCGCCTTTACGGCGGTCGCCGTGCCCAGTCGAATCCTTATACTGGCACCCCATGAAGATGATGAAACGCTCGGGTGCGGCGGGCTCATCCAGCAGGCGGTAGCGGTAGGCGCCGCGGTACGGGTGGTGTACCTGACGAGCGGCGACCACAACCAGCTCGCGTTCATGGTATACCGAATGCGTCCCTGGCTGAGCCCGAGGGTCAATCGGAACATGGGAGAAATCAGAATCCACGAGGCGATAGAGGCGATGGCCTTTCTCGGCGTTCCCGTTCAGCAGCTCGTGTTCCTGGGGTATCCGGATCACGACACCCTCGACATCTGGAACAGGCACTGGGGAACGTCGCCGCCGCTGCACAGCATGCTCACCGACACTACGCATGTGCCGTACAGAGAGGCGCCGGGCTATGGGAAGCCCTATAAGGGCGAATCGATTGTGGCGGATATCGAGCGGGAGCTGCTCGACTTCCGTCCCACGCACATTTTCGTGACGCACCCGATTGACGCCAATCCTGATCATCGGGCCCACTTCCTGTTCCTGCGCGTCGCGCTCCTGAACCTCGCCGGCCGGATCCCCGAGCCCCAGATTTTCACCTACCCCATACACATGGGGCCGTGGCCCCGCCCCTACTTTTACCGCCCGCATGAGTGGCTTTCATTTCCGGAACGCCTTGCCGACGAGCGAGCGCGCTCATGGATACTTGAGCTCACACCCGACCAGGTGCGCCGCAAGTACGAAGCAATCCGGCTCTATAAGAGCCAGATGTCGGACAGCGGCTACTGGCTGACGGCGTTTGCGCGGCGCAACGAACTCTTCACGCTCGTTGAGCCGGTGTCGCTCATGAAAGCGGCTGCGTGGAGTCCACATCGTGAGGCGGTTGCGAGCGCGGAGACGTCAGACTATGAGCGTGGAGAGCCGAGTGGTTATGTTGCAGGCGTGGCATACCGCAACACAGGGGAGGGGCTGGAGGTGAAGGTTGGCCTGCGGCACCCGCTTGAGTACAGGATGGGGATATCCATTGGCGCCTTCGGGTACCGCCATGACACGCCGTTCGAGCAGATGCCCAAGGTGTGCGTCGAGTCTTTCATGGGCGTGCTGGTCGCTCATGACCAGGATGTGAAAATTCCTTCGGATGAGATCAATGCTGAATTAAGCAATGACGTCGGTGTTGTGACGATCCCGTGGCGTGTGCTCGGAGATCCTGAGGCGATTTTTGTGCAGGCTTGCGGCTTGACTTCTGGTGTTGTCCCCCGATCATATACTGCGTGGCAGATATTCACGCTCACGAGGGAGTGA
- a CDS encoding A/G-specific adenine glycosylase — protein sequence MSTMPLTPARIRSFRETIYRHYALHGRRLPWRTTRDPYRILVSEVMLQQTQAERVVRKYREFTAAFPDFRALARAPLRKILRAWQGLGYNRRALALKRIAESVISEWEGELPPGIEDLQTLPGIGPATASAIAAFAFEIPVAFIETNVRTVFIHFFFRARRVVSDEEILSLVEETLDAARPRKWYNALMDYGSMLKATHGNPNRKSARYRKQTSFKGSDRQIRGLILRACIAEQSLSARELVARLSVEARRVRRNIRQLVKDGLIKEREGRFGIA from the coding sequence ATGAGCACAATGCCGCTCACGCCCGCGCGCATCCGTTCGTTCAGGGAAACGATATACCGACATTACGCCCTGCATGGGCGGCGTCTCCCCTGGCGGACCACGCGCGATCCCTACCGTATTCTCGTTTCAGAGGTCATGCTGCAGCAAACTCAGGCGGAGAGGGTGGTGCGGAAATATCGGGAATTTACCGCCGCCTTTCCTGACTTCCGCGCGCTCGCCCGGGCGCCGCTGAGGAAGATACTCCGGGCATGGCAGGGGTTGGGATATAATCGGCGGGCGCTCGCGTTGAAGAGGATCGCCGAGAGCGTGATCAGTGAGTGGGAGGGGGAGCTGCCCCCCGGGATAGAGGATCTGCAAACCCTCCCGGGGATCGGGCCCGCGACGGCATCGGCCATCGCCGCCTTCGCGTTTGAGATCCCGGTCGCGTTCATCGAGACCAATGTCCGGACCGTGTTCATTCACTTTTTCTTCCGGGCGCGGCGGGTGGTGAGTGATGAAGAAATTCTTTCTTTGGTCGAGGAGACGCTCGATGCCGCGCGTCCGCGAAAGTGGTACAATGCACTCATGGATTATGGGTCCATGCTCAAGGCAACGCATGGGAATCCAAACAGGAAGAGCGCCCGTTACCGGAAACAGACTTCGTTCAAGGGTTCGGACAGGCAGATCAGGGGGCTGATTCTCAGGGCGTGCATTGCGGAACAGTCGCTCTCGGCGCGGGAATTGGTCGCCCGGCTGAGCGTGGAGGCCAGGAGGGTGAGGAGGAATATCAGGCAGCTCGTCAAAGACGGCCTGATCAAAGAGCGCGAGGGAAGGTTTGGGATCGCGTGA
- a CDS encoding PTS sugar transporter subunit IIA, whose product MECVQYLDCSTIILNLSGRTHEEVIAELVDTICQGGNGDRAKILKSIYTVEDIKNTAVGKGVAIPHGRTDAIPHLKLAFGRSERGVNWGSPDGNLVQMVWLIVNPKHQADEYLNVLSQITKISCRQNCREAIMLARDPAEIVRIVKECRNRERARN is encoded by the coding sequence ATGGAATGCGTCCAATACCTTGACTGTTCCACTATCATCCTCAACCTCAGCGGGAGAACCCACGAAGAGGTTATTGCTGAACTTGTTGACACAATCTGCCAGGGGGGTAATGGGGATAGAGCGAAAATTCTGAAAAGTATCTATACTGTAGAAGACATCAAGAATACCGCCGTAGGGAAGGGAGTCGCAATCCCGCACGGCAGGACAGACGCGATACCCCACCTCAAGCTCGCGTTTGGGAGGTCTGAGCGCGGCGTGAACTGGGGATCGCCGGATGGCAATCTCGTCCAGATGGTGTGGCTCATCGTGAACCCCAAACACCAGGCCGACGAATACCTGAACGTGCTCTCCCAGATAACAAAGATTTCCTGCCGGCAGAATTGCCGCGAGGCCATCATGCTCGCCAGGGATCCTGCCGAAATAGTACGGATCGTGAAGGAATGCAGGAACCGAGAGCGGGCCCGAAATTAA
- a CDS encoding PAS domain S-box protein yields MNTPSNTTPSLSGKEIYRHIFEHAASAMFIADAETGIILDCNAQAEALIGRTRGQILGMHQSELHPEGEEEKYKERFALHVQQGNIGDVEVEVQHSDGRRIPVMIRDKIVEVDGKKLILGIFVDMSEHKRTEEELRGLKQQIEFILGATKTGLDIIDSEHNIRYIDSAWQSVYGDPAGKKCYEYFMGAKRVCPGCGIPKALATKKPVVTEEILVKENNRPIQVTTIPFQNEMGEWLVAEMNVDITERKRIENEIKRYRDQLEKIVETRTRELERLNEQLRGDIAARAKVEETLREREDFLASIFTSIQDGISILDKEMRIIRVNPTVERWYAHAMPLIGKKCYEAYHSRTAPCEVCPTQKTLETGSAAYEIVPLNGPGGEIVGWLDLYSYPLIDRATGKLTGVIEYMRDISDRKKAEEALRASEAKYRAVADNTYAWEFWMDPDGRLIYSSPSCERITGYAAEEFEADPGMLRTIIHPDDRARFESHEQEQDHGTSPSEMEFRVIHRGGSVRWISHVCQQIYDAADTYLGTRGSNRDITEHKVAEETLRESEEKYRALMDGAVDAILLANTDGYLLEANENALKLFGYSKKALMGTHFTHLHPEQERARVDADFKGGVESGRSFLTDGIVLRKDGKLIPVDISTCVIEYAGKKVAQGIFRDISERKRIEQMKDNLIRDVSHELKAPIAMMEMAFAMGQKALGAENIDDAQKAWSIGSRNLKTLSKDVNNILGIFSLSARRVVPQRKQISLKRMVAEIVRDLRDLIAQKKLRVKIDIPREIDKIYADRRMMRTLVHNIIDNAIKFTRHGTISLIVRSRGNEICLKVKDTGRGIAEKDMGVLFTRFFKHDPSMQGTGLGLAICKDIAGIYGGTIQVTSAGAGKGTTVTVKLPRAVLGI; encoded by the coding sequence GTGAACACCCCTTCCAACACAACCCCGAGCCTCAGCGGGAAAGAGATATATCGCCACATCTTCGAGCATGCGGCCAGCGCAATGTTCATCGCCGACGCCGAGACAGGAATAATTCTGGATTGCAATGCCCAGGCTGAAGCGCTGATCGGACGCACGCGGGGCCAGATTCTCGGGATGCATCAATCGGAGCTGCATCCCGAGGGCGAGGAAGAAAAATATAAGGAGCGATTCGCCCTGCACGTTCAACAGGGGAACATTGGCGATGTCGAAGTTGAAGTACAGCATAGCGACGGTCGGCGAATTCCCGTCATGATAAGAGATAAGATCGTGGAGGTGGATGGCAAAAAATTGATCCTGGGGATCTTCGTGGACATGAGCGAGCATAAACGCACCGAGGAAGAACTCAGGGGACTTAAGCAGCAAATCGAGTTCATCCTGGGCGCGACAAAAACGGGCCTTGACATCATTGATTCAGAGCACAACATACGCTACATCGATTCGGCATGGCAAAGCGTCTATGGAGATCCCGCGGGAAAAAAGTGTTATGAATACTTTATGGGGGCAAAACGGGTGTGTCCCGGCTGCGGAATTCCAAAGGCCCTCGCCACTAAAAAGCCGGTCGTCACTGAAGAAATACTGGTCAAGGAGAACAACAGGCCTATACAGGTGACCACCATTCCGTTCCAGAACGAAATGGGGGAGTGGCTCGTCGCCGAGATGAACGTTGACATCACCGAGCGTAAGCGAATCGAGAACGAAATAAAAAGATATCGCGATCAGCTCGAAAAGATAGTAGAAACACGCACCCGAGAACTCGAAAGACTCAACGAACAGCTCCGGGGAGACATCGCCGCGCGCGCGAAGGTTGAAGAGACTCTCCGGGAGCGTGAAGATTTCCTTGCGAGCATCTTCACAAGCATTCAGGACGGGATCAGCATCCTCGACAAGGAAATGCGCATCATCCGCGTCAACCCCACCGTGGAGCGGTGGTACGCGCACGCCATGCCGCTCATCGGCAAAAAATGCTACGAAGCCTACCATTCGCGGACGGCACCCTGCGAGGTCTGCCCAACGCAGAAAACACTCGAGACCGGCAGCGCAGCCTATGAGATAGTCCCCTTGAACGGTCCGGGAGGAGAGATTGTGGGGTGGCTTGACCTCTACAGTTACCCACTCATCGACAGGGCAACCGGCAAACTCACAGGGGTTATTGAATACATGCGCGACATCAGCGACCGCAAGAAAGCCGAGGAAGCACTGAGAGCATCCGAGGCCAAGTATCGCGCCGTCGCCGATAATACCTATGCCTGGGAATTCTGGATGGATCCCGACGGCCGCCTCATTTACTCATCGCCCTCGTGCGAGAGAATCACCGGCTATGCCGCGGAAGAATTTGAGGCGGATCCTGGCATGTTGCGCACCATTATCCACCCCGATGATCGGGCGCGTTTTGAGTCGCACGAGCAGGAACAAGATCACGGCACTTCCCCGTCCGAGATGGAGTTTCGCGTCATCCATCGCGGTGGGTCAGTCCGCTGGATCTCCCACGTCTGCCAGCAGATATACGACGCCGCTGACACATATCTCGGCACACGCGGCAGCAACCGCGACATCACCGAGCACAAAGTAGCCGAGGAGACTTTGCGGGAATCAGAGGAGAAATATCGCGCGCTGATGGATGGTGCGGTTGATGCTATATTACTTGCAAATACCGATGGGTATCTGCTGGAAGCGAATGAGAACGCCCTCAAACTTTTTGGGTATTCGAAGAAAGCCTTAATGGGGACGCATTTCACACATCTTCACCCTGAACAGGAGCGCGCACGAGTGGATGCCGATTTCAAAGGTGGTGTAGAGAGTGGGCGCAGTTTTTTAACTGACGGCATAGTGCTCAGAAAGGATGGGAAACTAATTCCAGTGGATATCAGCACATGCGTCATTGAATATGCAGGCAAGAAGGTGGCACAGGGTATCTTCAGAGACATCTCGGAGAGAAAAAGAATAGAGCAGATGAAAGATAACCTCATCCGGGACGTCTCCCATGAACTGAAGGCCCCCATCGCCATGATGGAGATGGCGTTTGCCATGGGGCAGAAGGCGCTTGGGGCTGAAAATATTGATGATGCACAGAAGGCGTGGAGCATTGGCTCCAGAAATCTCAAGACGCTCAGCAAGGATGTGAACAACATACTGGGAATATTCTCGCTGAGCGCCAGAAGAGTAGTACCACAGCGGAAGCAGATTTCCCTTAAAAGGATGGTGGCCGAGATCGTGAGGGATTTGCGGGATCTCATCGCGCAGAAAAAACTCAGAGTTAAGATAGATATCCCGCGAGAGATCGACAAGATCTACGCTGACAGGAGAATGATGCGGACGCTCGTCCACAATATCATAGACAACGCGATAAAATTTACGAGACATGGCACCATCTCACTGATCGTTCGCTCTCGCGGAAATGAGATCTGTCTCAAGGTCAAAGATACGGGCCGCGGTATCGCGGAAAAAGATATGGGTGTGCTATTCACCAGATTCTTCAAGCATGATCCGTCAATGCAGGGGACGGGACTCGGCCTGGCAATCTGCAAGGACATCGCCGGGATATACGGCGGTACGATCCAGGTCACCTCGGCAGGAGCGGGGAAGGGAACCACGGTCACAGTGAAATTGCCGCGCGCAGTGCTGGGTATCTGA
- a CDS encoding response regulator — translation MKRILIVEDDPDMQAIYKFMFKDEAHKYAIQITGNTARALKSIRQRRFDLIISDIIMRDMSGESFPVQVRQEGKNNVPVLVVSVLNPDMLGQLKNMHRVYFLQKPITREKLLNKIGRIVRS, via the coding sequence ATGAAGCGCATACTTATTGTTGAAGATGACCCCGACATGCAGGCAATTTACAAGTTCATGTTTAAGGATGAAGCCCACAAGTATGCGATCCAGATCACGGGTAACACGGCGAGAGCGTTAAAATCAATCAGACAGCGGCGCTTTGATCTCATTATCTCTGATATCATCATGAGGGACATGAGTGGTGAATCCTTTCCTGTCCAGGTAAGGCAGGAAGGGAAGAACAACGTGCCCGTCTTGGTGGTGAGCGTGCTGAACCCCGACATGCTGGGACAGCTCAAAAATATGCACCGCGTCTATTTCCTCCAGAAACCGATCACCAGGGAAAAATTGCTGAATAAGATTGGCAGGATTGTGCGGTCGTGA